A window from Pokkaliibacter sp. MBI-7 encodes these proteins:
- a CDS encoding NAD(P)/FAD-dependent oxidoreductase, whose protein sequence is MLTSDVVIIGAGAAGLMCALTAGYRGRSVLVLDHANKAGKKILMSGGGRCNFTNMNATPANYLSDNPHFCISALKRYTPRDFVELVDRHGLEYHEKAPGQLFCDHSSKDVLSILLTECEWAGVDIRLKTSVDKITPIRDGFQLQTSMGAIQCESLVIACGGLSIPTMGATGFGYDIARQFGMDILPTRAALVPFTLQPQQLEHLSPLSGLSCEVEVSCGKYRFREPMLFTHRGLSGPSILQISTYWQPGDVIQLNLFPTTKGLLDDLRQHRQQHPKQSLETWLAQQLPKRLATTLCTLHDWQGPMQTYSDTRLREVVELLQQWQIKPSGTEGYRTAEVTLGGVDTRHLSSKTMAVNDIPNLYFIGEVMDVTGQLGGYNFQWAWASGFSAGSVV, encoded by the coding sequence ATGCTGACCTCTGATGTAGTGATTATCGGTGCCGGTGCCGCCGGTCTGATGTGTGCCCTGACTGCGGGCTATCGTGGCCGCTCGGTACTGGTACTCGACCATGCCAACAAAGCCGGCAAGAAAATCCTCATGTCGGGCGGAGGACGCTGCAACTTCACCAATATGAATGCAACGCCTGCCAATTATCTGTCTGATAACCCCCACTTCTGCATCTCGGCCCTCAAGCGCTACACCCCGCGAGACTTTGTTGAACTGGTGGACCGTCACGGCCTGGAATATCACGAGAAGGCACCGGGACAACTGTTCTGTGACCACAGCAGCAAGGACGTATTGTCCATTCTGCTGACCGAATGCGAATGGGCTGGTGTGGATATCCGGCTGAAAACGTCGGTAGACAAGATCACCCCTATCCGCGATGGCTTCCAGCTACAGACCAGCATGGGCGCAATACAGTGTGAGTCACTGGTGATTGCCTGCGGTGGCCTGTCGATCCCCACCATGGGCGCGACCGGCTTCGGCTACGATATCGCCCGCCAGTTCGGTATGGATATATTGCCCACCCGCGCCGCGCTGGTCCCTTTCACCCTGCAACCCCAGCAGCTGGAGCATCTGTCGCCGCTGTCCGGTTTGAGCTGCGAGGTCGAGGTCAGCTGTGGCAAGTACCGTTTCCGCGAGCCAATGCTGTTTACCCATCGAGGCCTGAGCGGCCCCTCCATCCTGCAGATTTCTACTTACTGGCAGCCGGGCGATGTCATTCAGCTCAACCTGTTCCCCACCACGAAGGGGCTATTGGACGACCTGCGCCAGCATCGTCAGCAACATCCCAAGCAAAGCCTGGAAACCTGGCTGGCGCAGCAGCTGCCCAAACGTCTGGCAACTACGCTCTGCACCCTGCATGACTGGCAGGGGCCTATGCAAACCTACAGCGACACCCGGCTACGAGAAGTGGTTGAGCTGCTGCAGCAATGGCAGATCAAGCCCAGCGGCACGGAAGGCTATCGCACCGCCGAGGTGACATTAGGCGGCGTAGACACTCGCCATCTGTCGTCCAAAACCATGGCCGTCAATGACATCCCCAACCTCTATTTCATTGGCGAGGTGATGGATGTCACCGGCCAGCTGGGCGGCTACAACTTTCAGTGGGCCTGGGCGTCCGGCTTCAGTGCCGGTAGCGTGGTGTAA
- a CDS encoding LysR substrate-binding domain-containing protein: MAPVKKVTEGANTFNANDYNMLIQMALAGHGVSLGWSHLIAPLISEGRLVRPVSQSVELKEKQHYLNFMKDKLNSEPFIRFRDWFLAEVGSEVTCIDADAGIAVR, translated from the coding sequence ATGGCGCCAGTCAAGAAAGTGACGGAGGGTGCCAATACCTTCAATGCCAACGACTACAACATGCTGATACAGATGGCACTGGCCGGGCACGGTGTGTCGCTTGGCTGGAGCCATCTGATTGCTCCGCTTATCAGTGAGGGGCGGCTGGTCAGGCCGGTATCGCAAAGCGTCGAGCTGAAGGAAAAGCAGCATTATCTGAACTTTATGAAAGACAAGCTGAACAGCGAACCTTTTATTCGTTTCCGGGACTGGTTCCTTGCCGAGGTGGGCTCTGAGGTAACCTGTATTGATGCCGATGCAGGTATCGCCGTTCGCTGA
- a CDS encoding TRAP transporter small permease, with translation MMNGISALFDGLDFIIANIIKPVVVVLSCIIAFLMVYGIFARSIIGHPVFGLEEIIMMAAVWLYMLGAVLASRDRSHLAADFVQVVCKNQKVVKFMTLVATAISLFMAVMFSIWGYDLFIWGYEKGQTTIVFHIPQYLAQGSLFVASLLLIFYLLRDCVNDFASFKNALKD, from the coding sequence ATGATGAATGGGATATCTGCATTGTTCGACGGGCTGGATTTCATAATAGCCAATATCATAAAACCGGTAGTTGTCGTACTCAGCTGTATTATCGCTTTCCTGATGGTCTACGGAATATTTGCCCGCTCCATAATTGGCCATCCGGTATTTGGCCTCGAAGAAATTATTATGATGGCAGCGGTCTGGCTTTATATGCTGGGCGCCGTACTGGCATCCAGAGATCGCTCACACTTAGCGGCTGACTTTGTTCAGGTTGTTTGCAAAAACCAGAAGGTCGTGAAATTCATGACGCTGGTTGCAACGGCGATTTCGCTATTTATGGCTGTCATGTTTTCAATATGGGGTTATGACCTTTTTATCTGGGGATATGAAAAGGGCCAGACCACCATCGTATTCCACATTCCTCAGTATCTTGCCCAGGGCAGTTTGTTTGTTGCCAGTCTATTGCTGATTTTTTATCTGCTGCGTGATTGTGTGAACGATTTCGCCAGTTTTAAAAACGCTTTGAAAGACTGA
- a CDS encoding AzlD domain-containing protein produces MSDGSLWLLFVAIGLCTFALRLSFIELYGRLRVPPLLSRALVYVPASVLAALVTPAVVMPSTELGGQLDWPKIISAIVAAAVAWKCRNTLYTVIAGMSCLWLLQAWF; encoded by the coding sequence ATGTCTGACGGATCGTTGTGGCTGCTGTTTGTGGCGATCGGGTTGTGTACCTTTGCCCTGCGGCTGTCTTTTATCGAACTCTATGGCCGTTTGCGTGTGCCGCCACTGCTTAGCCGGGCGCTGGTCTATGTCCCTGCCAGTGTGCTGGCTGCACTGGTAACTCCGGCGGTGGTAATGCCCTCGACAGAGCTGGGCGGGCAGCTGGACTGGCCGAAGATCATCTCCGCCATCGTTGCTGCCGCGGTTGCCTGGAAATGCCGCAACACCCTGTACACCGTGATAGCGGGAATGAGTTGCTTATGGCTGTTGCAGGCGTGGTTCTAG
- a CDS encoding TRAP transporter large permease produces MGALIAILTVILLMMIGVPVVFSFAAMTLVLSLVYDVDISSLMTTGFWSINSLILLALPLFVMTGYLMQSGGIAARLVGFVEALVGKSRSGMGSSMVVACGIFGAISGTASAAVASIGTIMIGPMEKHGYKREYTSALLGISSLLGLLIPPSITMILFAVVTRQSVAACFLSTIGPGILLIIVLCFMNWLKMRHHEDPAAEQLTFQTRMKGISTAGWKALPALVLPVIILGGIYGGVFTPTEAAAIAAVYSIFAGLFIYKELNLRKIGACLIEAATTTGVIMVILVFSFVASRIFIFDRVPQQLTDLLMDVFKDKLVILLVVNIFLILLGMIMDDVSVVAIVSPLLLPVMVSIGVDPVQFAAIVGTSVVIGCNSPPMAPILFMTCRVGNVGISKVMRPAMGFMLFAALPVMLITTYWPPLSLYLPKLFGYIN; encoded by the coding sequence ATGGGAGCTTTAATAGCGATACTCACGGTGATACTGCTGATGATGATCGGCGTACCTGTGGTGTTTTCCTTTGCGGCGATGACACTGGTGTTGTCGCTGGTCTATGACGTTGATATTTCCTCGCTGATGACCACCGGTTTCTGGTCCATCAACTCGCTGATCCTGCTGGCGCTGCCACTCTTCGTCATGACGGGCTATCTGATGCAGTCCGGTGGCATTGCTGCCCGCCTGGTGGGTTTCGTTGAAGCGCTGGTAGGCAAGTCACGCAGTGGCATGGGCTCCTCCATGGTGGTGGCCTGCGGTATTTTTGGTGCGATTTCCGGAACGGCTTCTGCCGCGGTCGCCTCGATTGGTACTATCATGATCGGCCCGATGGAGAAACACGGTTACAAACGTGAGTACACCAGCGCCCTGCTGGGTATTTCTTCGTTGCTGGGCCTGCTGATACCACCCAGCATCACCATGATTCTGTTTGCTGTGGTTACCCGGCAATCCGTGGCTGCCTGCTTCCTGTCGACCATTGGCCCCGGCATTCTGCTCATCATCGTGCTGTGCTTCATGAATTGGCTAAAAATGCGCCATCATGAAGATCCCGCTGCAGAACAGCTGACCTTTCAAACCCGTATGAAGGGTATCAGTACGGCCGGCTGGAAAGCTCTGCCTGCTCTGGTACTGCCGGTGATTATCCTGGGCGGGATTTACGGTGGTGTCTTTACCCCGACTGAGGCAGCGGCCATTGCGGCGGTGTATTCCATCTTTGCCGGACTGTTTATCTACAAGGAACTGAATCTGAGAAAGATCGGTGCCTGTCTGATCGAAGCGGCCACCACCACTGGTGTCATCATGGTCATCCTGGTGTTCTCGTTTGTTGCCAGCCGTATCTTTATCTTTGACCGCGTTCCGCAGCAGCTGACGGATCTGCTGATGGATGTATTCAAGGACAAGCTGGTGATCCTGCTGGTGGTTAACATCTTCCTGATCCTGCTCGGCATGATCATGGATGACGTCAGTGTTGTGGCTATCGTCAGCCCCTTGCTGCTGCCGGTGATGGTGAGTATTGGTGTCGACCCCGTGCAGTTCGCTGCCATCGTCGGGACCAGCGTGGTGATCGGCTGTAACAGCCCGCCCATGGCACCAATCCTGTTCATGACCTGCCGCGTCGGTAATGTGGGGATCTCCAAGGTCATGCGTCCGGCCATGGGCTTTATGCTGTTCGCCGCGCTGCCAGTGATGCTGATTACTACTTACTGGCCACCGCTTTCACTCTATCTGCCCAAGTTGTTTGGCTATATCAACTGA
- a CDS encoding LysR family transcriptional regulator, with product MLRNMVKHAEPDKVLVKMPSLRAVKSFVAAAKYQSFTRAAEALCVSQAAISRQIRELESYLGVALFDRVDRVDRVGRAVELTEAGTIFNDAAYLSFVNIAQAAERIQDVGSNKKTMTLCCTPAFSALWLSRRLPEFLFQNQDIHISVVTTENFLQMEPGVAPDIFINKISYPRDGYLSIPLFYDLIYPVCSPAFLQQHPEVATLQGLKSAPLLNLSPYGRAQIAEHIDWYVWFSFLTWRQSRK from the coding sequence ATGTTAAGAAATATGGTTAAGCATGCTGAGCCTGACAAGGTTCTGGTCAAGATGCCCTCTCTGCGGGCGGTGAAGTCCTTTGTGGCGGCAGCCAAATATCAGAGCTTTACCCGTGCGGCGGAAGCGCTGTGTGTCAGTCAGGCAGCTATCAGCCGGCAGATACGTGAGCTTGAGTCCTATCTGGGCGTAGCATTGTTTGATCGTGTTGATCGTGTTGATCGTGTTGGTCGTGCCGTGGAGCTGACGGAGGCGGGCACCATTTTCAATGACGCTGCCTATCTGTCGTTTGTGAATATCGCTCAGGCTGCAGAACGTATTCAGGACGTCGGTAGCAACAAGAAAACCATGACGTTGTGCTGTACGCCTGCCTTTTCGGCACTGTGGCTGTCACGACGCCTGCCGGAGTTCCTGTTTCAGAATCAGGATATTCATATCAGTGTCGTCACGACGGAAAACTTTTTACAGATGGAGCCAGGGGTTGCCCCGGATATCTTTATCAACAAGATCTCCTACCCGCGCGATGGCTATCTGTCGATTCCGCTATTCTACGACCTCATCTATCCGGTCTGCTCACCAGCCTTTTTGCAGCAACACCCCGAGGTGGCCACGTTACAGGGGCTGAAGAGCGCTCCGTTGCTGAACCTGAGCCCCTATGGCCGGGCGCAGATTGCTGAGCACATCGACTGGTACGTCTGGTTCTCCTTTTTGACATGGCGCCAGTCAAGAAAGTGA
- a CDS encoding helix-turn-helix domain-containing protein — MGEKLGKFRAGFTSPLMHTNRIVTKDIAINGVAPRGIEEQVEAKKTLFVLLENFSLASFTGALDVLVTANLLTPSPVFAIQTASMDGHNIVSDLGIEITVNTAVESVLSRDVDMLIICGGFRTPLISLPSLNRLISACNKKDAWIGGLWNGAYFMAAAGLLGLHQGAIHPECREILKEHFPLTRLSKASHVVDESYFSCAGSHGAISVMLEVLKKLLGSNMKKGVSSILLTESHRPINSVITNSVAMFSDKLMSIIDLMENNLEEPLEIAEISQYTALSKRQVERLFLRYFFTTPSRFYLELRLNRARQLLMQTNYKVCEVAMACGFKCSAHVSRSFKLVYGSSPAVFRVRS, encoded by the coding sequence ATGGGTGAGAAGCTAGGAAAATTCAGGGCAGGCTTTACCAGCCCGTTAATGCACACCAACCGCATTGTGACCAAGGACATTGCCATCAATGGCGTGGCGCCAAGAGGTATTGAGGAGCAGGTTGAAGCGAAGAAAACGCTGTTTGTGCTGCTGGAGAACTTTTCTCTGGCGTCATTTACCGGGGCGCTGGATGTACTGGTAACCGCTAATCTGCTGACCCCGTCACCGGTCTTTGCAATACAGACCGCCAGTATGGACGGGCACAATATCGTCAGCGATCTGGGTATCGAGATTACCGTCAACACGGCGGTAGAGAGTGTTCTGTCCAGGGATGTGGACATGTTGATTATCTGTGGTGGCTTCAGGACCCCCCTGATCAGTTTGCCCAGCCTCAATCGCCTCATTTCTGCCTGTAATAAAAAGGATGCCTGGATTGGCGGGCTATGGAATGGGGCCTATTTTATGGCCGCAGCCGGATTGCTGGGGCTACATCAGGGGGCTATTCATCCCGAATGCCGGGAGATCCTCAAAGAGCATTTTCCGCTGACCAGACTCAGTAAGGCGTCTCATGTGGTGGATGAAAGCTATTTCTCCTGTGCGGGATCCCATGGCGCAATCAGCGTCATGCTGGAGGTGCTGAAAAAGTTGCTCGGTAGCAACATGAAGAAAGGGGTCAGCAGTATTCTGCTGACAGAGTCGCATCGCCCCATCAATTCTGTCATTACCAACAGTGTGGCGATGTTTTCCGACAAGCTGATGTCGATTATCGATCTGATGGAGAACAATCTGGAGGAGCCGCTGGAGATTGCCGAAATCAGTCAGTACACGGCCTTGTCCAAGCGGCAGGTCGAGCGTCTGTTCCTGCGCTATTTCTTTACCACGCCGTCGAGATTCTATCTGGAATTGCGACTGAACCGGGCCCGTCAGCTGCTGATGCAGACCAACTATAAAGTCTGTGAAGTGGCCATGGCCTGTGGCTTCAAATGCAGTGCACATGTCAGTCGCAGCTTCAAGCTGGTCTACGGTTCTTCGCCAGCGGTATTCCGGGTCAGATCCTGA
- a CDS encoding valine--tRNA ligase, with protein sequence MDKTFNPQAIERQWYQTWEEKGYFAPSGEGQPYSIVIPPPNVTGSLHMGHGFQHTLMDALIRYQRMKGCNTLWKVGTDHAGIATQMVVERKLAHEEGKTRHDLGRETFIDKIWEWKAESGGNITRQMRRLGNSVDWSSERFTMDEGFYKAVQEVFVRLYDDKLIYRGKRLVNWDPKLHTAISDLEVLSDEEEKGFLWHFRYPLADGAKTADGLDYIVVATTRPETMLGDTAVAVHPEDERYQHLIGKFVQLPLVDRLIPIIADDYVDREFGTGCVKITPAHDFNDYEVGKRHQLPMINVLTLDAAIRAEAEVLTCEGKTGDAYASTLPAKYAGLDRYEGRKQIVADFEALGLLDKIADHVLKAPRGDRSGVVVEPMLTDQWFVAVEALAKPAIEAVENGDIQFVPKQYENMYFSWMRNLQDWCISRQLWWGHRIPAWYDAEGNVYVARTEEEARSKYNLSAELVLSQDNDVLDTWFSSALWTFGTMGWPENTAELKAFHPTSVLVTGFDIIFFWVARMIMMTMHFMKDENGKAQVPFKTVYVTGLIRDSQGQKMSKTKGNVLDPIDLIDGISLDDLLAKRTANMMQPQLAAKIDKATRKEFPEGIAAYGTDALRFTYYSLASTGRDIKFDVQRLEGFRNFCNKIWNAGKYVLMNAEGQDCGQNGGDVALSLADRWIISRLQEAEQRVTEALDTYRFDLASQALYEFVWNEYCDWYLELSKPVLWDKTASAEQLRGTRQTLVRVLEVILRLAHPFMPFITEEIWQKVRDLAGKQGDTLMQQPWPVAKNERIDQQALVDLEWVKGVILGVRNIRGEMNISPAKAINVFCRHGDSEDQRRLEQNRTFLMKLAKLESLTWLEADKEAPLSATALVGEMEVLVPMAGLIDAEAEIARISKELDKQTQEYTKLKSKLDNASYVEKAPVAVVEKDRARVAELDISRAKLEEQLERMKSL encoded by the coding sequence ATGGATAAGACTTTTAATCCTCAAGCTATCGAGCGTCAGTGGTATCAAACCTGGGAAGAGAAAGGCTATTTCGCCCCGTCCGGCGAAGGCCAGCCCTACTCCATCGTCATCCCACCACCCAACGTCACCGGTAGCCTGCACATGGGCCACGGCTTCCAGCACACCCTGATGGATGCTCTGATTCGCTATCAGCGCATGAAAGGCTGCAACACGCTGTGGAAAGTAGGCACCGACCATGCCGGTATCGCGACCCAGATGGTGGTCGAGCGTAAGCTGGCGCATGAAGAAGGCAAGACCCGTCATGATCTGGGCCGTGAAACCTTCATCGACAAGATCTGGGAATGGAAAGCAGAGTCCGGCGGTAACATCACCCGCCAGATGCGCCGACTGGGCAACTCCGTTGACTGGAGTTCCGAGCGCTTCACTATGGATGAAGGTTTTTATAAAGCCGTTCAGGAAGTTTTTGTCCGCCTCTATGACGATAAACTGATCTACCGTGGCAAGCGCCTGGTCAACTGGGATCCCAAGCTGCACACCGCCATTTCCGATCTGGAAGTACTTTCCGACGAAGAAGAAAAAGGCTTCCTCTGGCATTTCCGTTATCCGCTGGCCGACGGCGCCAAAACGGCCGATGGCCTGGACTACATCGTCGTAGCGACCACACGCCCAGAGACCATGCTCGGTGACACCGCAGTCGCCGTACACCCTGAAGATGAGCGTTATCAGCACCTGATCGGCAAGTTCGTACAACTGCCACTGGTCGACCGCCTGATCCCCATCATTGCTGATGACTACGTAGATCGTGAGTTTGGTACCGGCTGCGTGAAAATCACCCCGGCCCACGACTTCAATGACTACGAAGTCGGCAAGCGCCATCAGCTGCCTATGATCAACGTACTGACCCTGGATGCCGCCATCCGCGCGGAAGCCGAAGTACTGACGTGCGAAGGCAAGACCGGTGATGCCTATGCCAGCACCCTGCCCGCCAAGTATGCCGGGCTGGACCGCTACGAGGGCCGCAAGCAGATCGTCGCAGACTTCGAGGCACTGGGACTGCTCGATAAAATCGCTGATCACGTACTCAAAGCCCCACGCGGTGACCGCTCAGGGGTGGTGGTCGAGCCGATGCTAACCGATCAATGGTTCGTCGCTGTAGAAGCGCTGGCCAAGCCTGCCATCGAGGCTGTCGAGAACGGCGATATTCAGTTCGTACCCAAGCAATACGAAAACATGTACTTCTCCTGGATGCGTAACCTGCAGGACTGGTGTATTTCCCGTCAGTTGTGGTGGGGGCATCGTATTCCGGCCTGGTACGACGCCGAAGGTAACGTCTATGTCGCACGTACCGAGGAAGAAGCACGCAGTAAGTACAACCTGAGTGCCGAACTCGTACTGTCACAGGACAACGACGTACTGGATACCTGGTTCTCTTCTGCACTGTGGACCTTCGGCACCATGGGCTGGCCGGAGAACACGGCCGAGCTGAAAGCCTTCCACCCCACCTCCGTACTGGTTACTGGCTTTGACATCATCTTCTTCTGGGTGGCGCGCATGATCATGATGACCATGCACTTTATGAAGGATGAAAACGGCAAGGCACAGGTCCCCTTCAAGACGGTCTACGTGACCGGCCTGATTCGCGACTCTCAGGGTCAGAAGATGTCCAAGACCAAGGGCAACGTACTGGACCCGATTGACCTCATCGACGGTATCAGCCTCGACGATCTGCTGGCCAAGCGTACTGCCAACATGATGCAGCCGCAGCTGGCCGCCAAGATCGACAAGGCAACGCGCAAGGAATTCCCCGAAGGTATTGCTGCCTACGGTACTGATGCCCTGCGCTTTACCTACTACTCGCTGGCCTCCACCGGTCGCGATATCAAGTTCGACGTACAGCGTCTGGAAGGCTTCCGTAACTTCTGTAACAAGATCTGGAACGCAGGCAAGTACGTGCTGATGAACGCCGAAGGCCAGGATTGTGGCCAGAACGGCGGAGATGTGGCGCTGTCTCTGGCGGATCGCTGGATTATCAGCCGTCTGCAGGAAGCTGAACAGCGCGTTACCGAAGCGCTGGATACCTATCGCTTCGACCTCGCCTCTCAGGCGTTATATGAGTTTGTCTGGAACGAATACTGTGACTGGTATCTGGAGCTGTCCAAACCCGTACTGTGGGACAAGACCGCCAGCGCTGAGCAACTGCGCGGCACCCGTCAGACCCTGGTTCGTGTACTGGAAGTGATCCTGCGCCTGGCTCATCCCTTCATGCCCTTCATCACTGAAGAAATCTGGCAGAAGGTACGTGACCTCGCCGGCAAACAGGGTGATACCCTGATGCAGCAGCCCTGGCCAGTAGCCAAAAACGAGCGTATCGACCAGCAGGCACTGGTGGATCTGGAATGGGTGAAAGGGGTTATTCTCGGCGTGCGTAACATCCGTGGCGAGATGAACATTTCCCCGGCCAAAGCCATCAACGTGTTCTGCCGTCATGGCGACAGCGAAGACCAGCGTCGTCTGGAGCAAAACCGCACCTTCCTGATGAAGCTGGCCAAGCTGGAAAGCCTGACTTGGCTTGAGGCTGACAAGGAAGCGCCGCTGTCAGCCACCGCACTGGTCGGTGAGATGGAAGTATTGGTTCCGATGGCTGGTCTGATCGATGCCGAAGCGGAAATCGCCCGTATCAGCAAGGAACTGGACAAGCAGACTCAGGAATACACCAAGCTGAAATCCAAGCTGGATAACGCCAGCTATGTCGAGAAAGCCCCCGTGGCCGTGGTCGAGAAAGACCGTGCCCGCGTTGCGGAACTGGACATCAGCCGCGCCAAGCTGGAAGAACAGCTGGAACGCATGAAGTCACTGTAA
- the dctP gene encoding TRAP transporter substrate-binding protein DctP, with the protein MKLSTGTFAKAIQYTVICSAVTWAMTSHVMASDQKYKFNLALESGDRESASGKSMQMWADLIEKNSKGRMKVNIFYQGELGGQQEIFDQLVKGNIQMMLTWPQTSYDERLAVNYIPYLTLGWDDALKAYGKDGWLKNLMGPIYADIGLKYFGPYPEGFGGVATKGRYATNYDSAKGMKVRSQPIFPLPQTMKAMGFEPIPIDWNEVYTAIQTGVVDGDSSNVIYWDYQYFRDQLNYFVHTKHNFSSYALLMNNDMWKSLDAEDQGIIDDAAQVVIDKQFQDAKAEDDKWIAAAQQAGMKYIEPSNAELKDWVKRVRAEVWPLAEEKIGKDIMDKIRANASSPE; encoded by the coding sequence ATGAAACTTTCCACTGGCACATTCGCTAAAGCTATTCAGTACACCGTCATCTGCTCTGCCGTAACCTGGGCGATGACCTCCCACGTCATGGCGAGCGACCAGAAGTACAAGTTCAATCTGGCACTGGAGTCTGGGGACCGTGAGTCTGCCTCGGGTAAATCCATGCAGATGTGGGCAGATCTGATCGAGAAGAACTCCAAGGGGCGGATGAAGGTCAATATCTTCTACCAGGGTGAGCTGGGTGGTCAGCAGGAAATCTTCGATCAGCTGGTCAAAGGCAACATCCAGATGATGCTGACCTGGCCGCAAACGTCTTATGACGAGCGCCTTGCCGTCAACTACATTCCCTATCTGACCCTCGGCTGGGACGATGCTCTGAAAGCCTACGGCAAGGACGGCTGGCTGAAGAACCTGATGGGCCCGATCTATGCTGATATCGGCCTGAAATATTTCGGCCCCTATCCCGAAGGCTTTGGTGGTGTGGCCACCAAGGGGCGCTATGCCACCAACTATGACAGCGCCAAAGGGATGAAAGTACGCTCACAGCCCATCTTCCCGCTGCCGCAAACCATGAAAGCCATGGGCTTTGAGCCTATCCCAATTGACTGGAACGAAGTCTATACCGCTATCCAGACTGGAGTGGTTGATGGTGATTCCAGCAACGTTATCTACTGGGACTATCAGTATTTCCGCGATCAGCTGAACTACTTCGTGCATACCAAGCACAACTTTTCTTCCTATGCGCTGCTGATGAACAACGACATGTGGAAATCACTGGATGCTGAGGATCAGGGCATTATTGATGACGCCGCACAGGTGGTTATCGACAAGCAGTTCCAGGATGCCAAAGCTGAAGATGACAAGTGGATTGCCGCTGCCCAGCAGGCTGGCATGAAGTATATCGAACCCTCCAATGCAGAACTGAAGGACTGGGTAAAACGCGTGCGTGCCGAAGTATGGCCACTGGCTGAAGAAAAAATCGGCAAAGATATCATGGATAAAATCCGCGCCAACGCATCGTCCCCTGAATAA
- a CDS encoding AzlC family ABC transporter permease has translation MQRTAAKAAFFDGVRTLLPLTPGVLPFGLVTGLAAVDMGYSPGTTLGMTLLFFAGSAQMAAFQLLKNDAYALVILLTTIVINLRFVMYSASLAPHLHHLPRSLRWSLSYLLSDQAYALSIVRLSSAEQDGSGHWFLAGTALSMWLCWVLSVMVGVFVGAGIPQTWSLEFAIPLSFLALLVPAIRNSASLSAATVAGIIAILAAGMPYNLGLLLASCCGIITGLTVESLQRRAA, from the coding sequence ATGCAACGTACGGCGGCAAAGGCGGCATTTTTTGATGGGGTAAGGACGTTGTTGCCATTGACGCCGGGGGTCTTGCCCTTTGGTCTGGTGACCGGACTGGCTGCGGTGGATATGGGCTATTCACCCGGCACCACACTGGGAATGACGCTGCTGTTTTTTGCCGGGTCCGCACAGATGGCTGCATTTCAGCTGCTGAAAAATGATGCCTATGCACTGGTGATTCTGTTGACCACCATTGTGATTAACCTGCGCTTTGTCATGTACAGCGCCTCGCTGGCCCCTCATCTGCATCACCTTCCGAGAAGCTTGCGCTGGTCGCTGAGTTATCTGCTGTCTGATCAGGCCTATGCCCTGAGTATTGTCAGGCTGTCTTCGGCAGAGCAGGATGGCAGCGGGCACTGGTTTCTGGCTGGAACGGCATTGAGTATGTGGTTGTGCTGGGTACTGTCGGTCATGGTGGGCGTGTTTGTGGGGGCAGGGATTCCCCAGACCTGGTCGCTGGAGTTTGCTATTCCTTTGTCATTCCTGGCGCTGCTGGTTCCTGCTATTCGTAACTCTGCCAGTCTGTCAGCAGCCACGGTCGCCGGGATCATTGCTATTCTGGCGGCAGGCATGCCCTATAACCTTGGACTGCTGCTGGCATCGTGTTGTGGAATCATCACCGGGCTGACCGTTGAGTCACTGCAACGGAGGGCCGCATAA